The following proteins are co-located in the Brachybacterium sacelli genome:
- a CDS encoding ferritin-like domain-containing protein, with protein MAFDLDQFAETSVPVKYEDLDFDLFDAQPLDAQTLRSLRYMCDVEYHTSCFLRDLLVTPSHREEVAGGFMTMWNREEFWHGEALAKVLAAHDIVVDYDEIKAKRVKLGWTGALGPLKQSVLTNLAGTDFVAVHMVWGAANELSAVAAYRRLSALTDHPVLSPLLKRIAQQETRHVAFYTTQGRERLAASETAQRIVRLVMSRVWKPVGSGMMEESEVRHVMGHLFAGKSEELDKLDTRIQKLPGLEGLTIFRNAFSRLGIAA; from the coding sequence ATGGCCTTCGATCTCGACCAGTTCGCCGAGACCTCCGTCCCCGTGAAGTACGAGGACCTCGATTTCGACCTCTTCGACGCGCAGCCGCTCGACGCGCAGACCCTGCGTTCGCTGCGCTACATGTGCGACGTCGAGTACCACACCTCCTGCTTCCTGCGGGACCTGCTGGTCACCCCCTCCCACCGCGAGGAGGTCGCCGGAGGCTTCATGACCATGTGGAACCGCGAGGAGTTCTGGCACGGCGAGGCCCTCGCGAAGGTGCTGGCCGCGCACGACATCGTCGTCGACTACGACGAGATCAAGGCCAAGCGGGTCAAGCTCGGCTGGACCGGTGCGCTGGGCCCGCTGAAGCAGTCCGTGCTCACCAATCTCGCCGGCACCGACTTCGTGGCCGTGCACATGGTGTGGGGTGCGGCCAACGAGCTCTCCGCGGTGGCCGCCTACCGTCGGCTCTCGGCCCTGACGGACCATCCCGTGCTCTCCCCGCTGCTGAAGCGCATCGCCCAGCAGGAGACCCGGCACGTCGCCTTCTACACCACCCAGGGCCGCGAGCGGCTGGCGGCCTCCGAGACCGCGCAGAGGATCGTGCGCCTGGTGATGAGCCGGGTCTGGAAGCCGGTGGGCAGCGGCATGATGGAGGAGTCCGAGGTGCGCCACGTGATGGGCCACCTGTTCGCCGGCAAGTCCGAGGAGCTCGACAAGCTCGACACGCGGATCCAGAAGCTCCCGGGCCTCGAGGGACTGACCATCTTCCGCAACGCCTTCTCGCGTCTCGGCATCGCCGCCTGA